Proteins encoded within one genomic window of Streptomyces sp. NBC_00523:
- a CDS encoding MCE family protein, translating to MRLTRVIGIGAGLVVVAVAATSGVSALEEQGGTTVTAYFDQVTGVYAGSDLRILGVRVGRVESVEPRGKDVKVVLHIDKGVQVPQDAHAVVVAPSLVADRYVQLAPAYTGGAAMEDGAQLPAANNAVPVEVDQLYASITELSTALGPDGANAEGAFAGLLDTGAKNLKGNGKDIGDSIEQFGKATKTLDKSSGNLFSTLSYLQTFTTMLKDNDGNVRAAEEQLNSVTGFLADDKKNLGAALKELGTALGQVKTFIKDNRGELKKNVDALVPITQALVDQRASLAESMDVLPLSAGNVLNAYDPEHRTLNGRTNLNELSMGGPLLESSLALQGLSPVDAERQQALPALPLPAVGTVYGTPKDAGDAKDAKDTKGANR from the coding sequence ATGAGACTCACCCGCGTCATCGGCATCGGCGCCGGCCTCGTCGTCGTGGCCGTCGCCGCCACCTCCGGGGTCTCGGCCCTGGAGGAGCAGGGCGGCACCACCGTCACCGCCTACTTCGACCAGGTCACCGGCGTCTACGCCGGGTCCGACCTGCGCATACTCGGCGTACGCGTCGGCCGCGTCGAATCCGTCGAACCTCGCGGCAAGGACGTCAAGGTCGTCCTGCACATCGACAAGGGCGTCCAGGTCCCCCAGGACGCGCACGCCGTCGTCGTCGCCCCCAGCCTCGTCGCCGACCGGTACGTCCAGCTCGCCCCCGCTTACACCGGGGGAGCGGCCATGGAGGACGGCGCCCAGTTGCCCGCCGCCAACAACGCGGTCCCGGTGGAGGTCGACCAGCTCTACGCCTCCATCACCGAACTCTCCACCGCGCTCGGCCCCGACGGGGCCAACGCCGAAGGAGCCTTCGCCGGGCTCCTCGACACCGGAGCCAAGAACCTCAAGGGCAACGGCAAGGACATCGGCGACTCCATCGAGCAGTTCGGCAAGGCCACCAAGACCCTGGACAAGTCGAGCGGCAACCTGTTCAGCACGCTGTCCTACCTCCAGACCTTCACCACCATGCTGAAGGACAACGACGGCAACGTCCGCGCTGCCGAGGAGCAGCTGAACTCCGTCACCGGCTTCCTCGCCGACGACAAGAAGAACCTCGGCGCCGCCCTCAAGGAACTCGGCACCGCCCTCGGCCAGGTGAAGACCTTCATCAAGGACAACCGGGGCGAGCTCAAGAAGAACGTGGACGCCCTCGTGCCGATCACCCAGGCCCTCGTCGACCAGCGCGCCTCGCTGGCCGAGTCGATGGACGTCCTGCCGCTCTCGGCCGGCAACGTCCTCAACGCGTACGACCCCGAGCACCGCACGCTCAACGGCCGGACCAACCTCAACGAGCTCAGCATGGGCGGCCCGCTCCTCGAATCCTCCCTCGCCCTCCAGGGGCTCTCCCCGGTGGACGCCGAACGGCAACAGGCGCTTCCCGCGCTGCCGCTCCCGGCCGTGGGCACGGTCTACGGCACCCCGAAGGACGCCGGAGACGCCAAGGACGCCAAGGACACGAAGGGGGCGAACCGATGA
- a CDS encoding MCE family protein, translated as MNRRPRRPAALGTTGGPALVALGLCCTLFVTGCGAPHFSGIEDLPLPGGADLGDHPYEITADFGDVLSLSPQSSVKVNDVAVGRVTKISLAPDGWQARVTMKVNGKIGLPANAYARLEQSSLLGEKYVQLAPPAKGKEQGTLADGDRIPLSRTNRNPEVEEVFGALSMLLNGGGVQQLKTITTELNKALSGQEPQVKSMLHRVDKLVTNLDDHRGDITAALDGVNRLSSTLAGRKEQVGTVLTKLSPGMKVLEKQRGSLMTMLRSLDTLSDVAVTTINRSKADTIADLKALAPTLRALADSGNDLPDSLQVLLTYPFTDEVLRGVKGDYLNVYLDLTAEPGTQIIPAYNPDPETPPAQAPSAAGAGLPLPLPATSAPTTSRPTDSKGSN; from the coding sequence ATGAACCGGCGACCGCGCAGACCCGCGGCCCTCGGCACCACGGGCGGACCGGCACTCGTCGCGCTCGGCCTGTGCTGCACCCTCTTCGTCACCGGATGCGGAGCCCCGCACTTCTCCGGCATCGAGGACCTGCCGCTGCCCGGCGGCGCCGACCTCGGCGACCACCCGTACGAGATCACCGCGGACTTCGGGGACGTGCTCAGCCTCTCCCCGCAGTCCTCGGTCAAGGTCAACGACGTCGCGGTCGGCCGGGTCACCAAGATCTCGCTGGCGCCCGACGGCTGGCAGGCCCGGGTCACCATGAAGGTGAACGGGAAGATCGGCCTGCCCGCCAACGCCTACGCCCGGCTGGAACAGTCCAGCCTGCTCGGCGAGAAGTACGTCCAGCTCGCGCCGCCCGCCAAGGGCAAGGAGCAGGGCACCCTCGCCGACGGCGACCGCATCCCGCTCAGCCGCACCAACCGCAACCCCGAGGTCGAAGAGGTCTTCGGCGCCCTGTCCATGCTGCTCAACGGCGGCGGCGTCCAGCAGCTCAAGACCATCACCACCGAACTCAACAAGGCCCTGAGCGGGCAGGAACCCCAGGTCAAGTCCATGCTCCACCGGGTCGACAAGCTCGTCACCAACCTGGACGACCACCGCGGCGACATCACCGCCGCGCTCGACGGCGTCAACCGGCTCTCCAGCACCCTCGCCGGCCGCAAGGAGCAGGTCGGCACCGTCCTCACCAAGCTCAGCCCCGGCATGAAGGTCCTGGAGAAGCAGCGCGGATCGCTCATGACGATGCTCCGCTCCCTGGACACCCTCTCCGACGTCGCCGTCACCACCATCAACCGGAGCAAGGCGGACACCATCGCCGACCTCAAGGCCCTCGCGCCCACCCTGCGGGCCCTCGCCGACTCCGGCAACGACCTGCCCGACTCCCTCCAGGTGCTGCTCACCTACCCGTTCACGGACGAGGTGCTGCGCGGCGTGAAGGGCGACTACCTCAACGTGTACCTGGACCTGACGGCCGAACCCGGCACCCAGATCATCCCGGCCTACAACCCGGATCCGGAGACCCCGCCCGCGCAGGCCCCGTCGGCCGCCGGTGCCGGACTCCCGCTGCCCCTTCCCGCGACCTCGGCGCCGACGACGAGCCGGCCCACGGACTCGAAGGGGAGCAACTGA
- a CDS encoding MlaD family protein: MITLAIRLKNIAFLIISVLVLAYLGIRYADLGHYVGMRDYYTVKMQLPRTGGLFTHSNVTYRGVSVGRVGPIELTDDGVEAQLRINKSAPSIPDDLKAVVANLSAVGEQYVDLRPTRTEGPYLANGSVIDQAETTVPAPVTNVLTSVNDLTSSVDLDSLRTVVDEFGTAFSGRGDDLQVLLDTGSEFVDAADDALPVNTRLMEDGKTVLRTQVEQGEALKGFASGAKELAAQLKGSDTDLRKLIAAAPDATNQISGLLRDVEPSFGVVVANLLTTSDVAVTRQRGLEELLVKLPAVAAAGASAVDEDGARFGMSITFFEPLPCTAGYEGTTYRNGLDVSPAPAVNTKARCAASPGTGIDVRGSANAPTGGPLPPPAKAGALLLGDTEEDRLPGVLGAASDAAPEARGMARLLGLGQEDGE, translated from the coding sequence ATGATCACCCTCGCCATCCGGCTCAAGAACATCGCCTTCCTCATCATCTCCGTGCTGGTGCTCGCCTACCTCGGGATCCGCTACGCCGACCTCGGCCATTACGTCGGCATGCGCGACTACTACACGGTCAAGATGCAACTCCCGCGCACCGGGGGCCTCTTCACGCACTCCAACGTCACCTACCGAGGGGTCTCGGTCGGCCGGGTCGGGCCCATCGAACTCACCGACGACGGCGTCGAGGCCCAGCTGCGGATCAACAAGTCCGCGCCCAGCATCCCCGACGACCTCAAGGCCGTTGTGGCCAACCTCTCCGCCGTCGGCGAGCAGTACGTCGACCTGCGGCCGACCCGTACCGAGGGCCCCTACCTCGCGAACGGCTCGGTCATCGACCAGGCCGAGACCACCGTCCCGGCGCCCGTGACCAACGTCCTCACCAGCGTCAACGACCTCACCTCCTCGGTCGACCTGGACTCGCTGCGCACCGTCGTGGACGAGTTCGGCACCGCGTTCAGCGGGCGCGGCGACGACCTCCAGGTCCTCCTGGACACCGGCAGCGAGTTCGTGGACGCCGCCGACGACGCGCTGCCCGTCAACACCCGGCTGATGGAGGACGGCAAGACCGTCCTGCGCACCCAGGTCGAACAGGGCGAAGCACTCAAGGGGTTCGCCTCCGGAGCGAAGGAACTGGCCGCCCAGCTCAAGGGGTCCGACACCGATCTGCGCAAGCTGATCGCCGCCGCCCCCGACGCCACGAACCAGATCAGCGGACTGCTCCGGGACGTCGAACCCAGCTTCGGGGTCGTCGTCGCCAACCTCCTCACCACCTCCGACGTCGCCGTCACCCGCCAGCGCGGACTGGAGGAACTGCTCGTGAAGCTCCCCGCCGTCGCGGCGGCCGGGGCCAGCGCGGTGGACGAGGACGGCGCCCGGTTCGGCATGTCGATCACCTTCTTCGAGCCGCTGCCCTGCACCGCCGGCTACGAGGGCACGACCTACCGCAACGGCCTCGACGTCTCACCCGCCCCCGCCGTCAACACCAAGGCCCGCTGCGCCGCCTCGCCCGGCACCGGCATCGACGTCCGGGGCAGCGCCAACGCCCCCACGGGCGGCCCGCTGCCCCCACCGGCGAAGGCCGGCGCGCTGCTCCTCGGGGACACCGAGGAGGACCGGCTGCCCGGAGTGCTCGGCGCCGCGTCCGACGCGGCACCGGAGGCCCGGGGCATGGCCCGGCTGCTCGGCCTGGGACAGGAGGACGGCGAGTGA
- a CDS encoding lytic transglycosylase domain-containing protein yields the protein MRFNGTMRRGLGGTAAAVAAMAALTASQAPQLVAHEETPKPRHTTDDVVWSEVPSDDSYHTELPPLKSPKPPKKGEKQSHAARQSWAEAGIPATVLAAYRRAETTMGRSDPGCRLPWQLLAAIGKVESGHAAGGRVDRNGTTVSPILGPVLNGAGFAHIADTDGGAYDGDATYDRAVGPMQFIPSTWAHWGRDGNGDGRRDPNNVYDAALAAGAYLCAGTRDLSIPSDMNRAILSYNHSETYLRTVLSWLEFYRKGIHSVTDGTGPIPRSPGAGSPDKPKHPVGGSGSKDGGGIEVGPQPSTRPTTPGTHDPDPSTTPDPDPTDTTGPSPDPTDTGSTTPDPSTTPDPDPTTTKPDPGCTTTPTPDPTDTTEPTATPSPDPTETGEPCTTPTLPPTAD from the coding sequence ATGAGGTTCAACGGCACCATGCGCCGCGGACTCGGCGGCACCGCAGCCGCCGTCGCCGCGATGGCCGCGCTCACGGCGTCCCAGGCACCCCAGCTCGTCGCGCACGAGGAGACCCCGAAGCCCCGCCACACGACGGACGACGTCGTCTGGTCCGAGGTCCCCAGCGACGACTCGTACCACACCGAACTCCCGCCACTGAAGAGCCCGAAGCCGCCGAAGAAGGGCGAGAAGCAGAGCCACGCGGCCAGGCAGTCCTGGGCCGAGGCGGGCATCCCGGCCACCGTGCTCGCCGCCTACCGCAGGGCCGAGACCACGATGGGCCGCAGCGACCCCGGCTGCCGGCTGCCCTGGCAGTTACTGGCGGCGATCGGCAAGGTCGAGTCCGGGCACGCGGCCGGCGGCCGGGTCGACAGGAACGGCACCACCGTCTCGCCGATCCTCGGCCCGGTCCTCAACGGCGCGGGGTTCGCCCACATCGCGGACACCGACGGCGGAGCCTACGACGGGGACGCGACGTACGACCGGGCGGTCGGCCCGATGCAGTTCATCCCCTCGACGTGGGCGCACTGGGGCCGCGACGGCAACGGCGACGGCCGCCGCGATCCGAACAACGTGTACGACGCGGCGCTCGCCGCCGGGGCCTACCTCTGCGCCGGGACGCGCGATCTGTCGATCCCCTCCGACATGAACCGGGCGATCCTCAGCTACAACCACTCGGAGACCTATCTGCGGACGGTGCTGTCCTGGCTGGAGTTCTACCGCAAGGGCATCCACTCGGTCACCGACGGCACGGGGCCCATCCCGAGGAGCCCGGGCGCGGGCAGCCCCGACAAGCCCAAGCACCCCGTGGGCGGCTCCGGTTCCAAGGACGGCGGCGGCATCGAGGTCGGCCCCCAGCCCAGTACCCGCCCGACCACACCCGGCACCCACGACCCCGACCCGAGCACCACGCCCGACCCGGACCCGACGGACACCACCGGCCCCTCGCCCGACCCCACGGACACCGGCTCCACCACCCCGGACCCGAGCACCACCCCCGACCCGGACCCGACCACGACGAAGCCGGACCCGGGCTGCACGACCACCCCGACTCCCGACCCGACCGACACCACCGAGCCCACGGCCACGCCCTCGCCCGACCCCACGGAGACCGGCGAACCCTGCACCACGCCCACCCTGCCGCCCACGGCGGACTAG
- a CDS encoding ATP-dependent DNA ligase: MDLPVMPPVKPMLAKSVKRIPPGMQYEAKWDGFRAIVHRDGDEVVIGSRTGKPLTRYFPEVVDAVRENLPERCVVDGEIVVAHDGRLDFDRLSERIHPAESRVRLLAGESPAALIAFDLLALGDESLLDTPQADRRTVLEAALAGASAPVYLAPSTTDPARAEEWFERYEGAGLDGVVAKPLDAPYRPDVRAMYKIKHERTADCVVAGYRFHKSGPVVGSLLLGLYDDSGALQHVGVCAAFPMKRRAELVTELEPLLTDADDHPWRAWAEAEAHAGARLPGAPSRWSGKKDMSWVPLRPERVCEVAYDHMEGDRFRHTAQWRRWRPDRTPDGCTYAQLEEVVRYDLARVLAGGG; encoded by the coding sequence ATGGACCTGCCGGTGATGCCGCCCGTGAAGCCGATGCTCGCCAAGTCCGTGAAGCGGATTCCGCCGGGCATGCAGTACGAGGCGAAGTGGGACGGCTTCCGGGCGATCGTGCACCGGGACGGTGACGAGGTGGTGATCGGCAGCCGGACCGGCAAGCCGCTCACCCGGTACTTCCCCGAGGTGGTCGACGCCGTCCGGGAGAATCTGCCGGAGCGGTGTGTGGTGGACGGCGAGATCGTCGTCGCGCACGACGGCCGCCTCGACTTCGACCGGCTCAGCGAGCGCATCCATCCCGCCGAGTCCCGGGTGCGGCTGCTGGCCGGGGAGAGCCCGGCCGCGCTGATCGCCTTCGACCTGCTGGCGCTGGGCGACGAATCGCTTCTGGACACCCCGCAGGCGGACCGGCGCACGGTGCTGGAGGCGGCGCTCGCCGGGGCGTCGGCACCGGTGTACCTGGCCCCGTCCACGACCGACCCGGCACGCGCCGAGGAGTGGTTCGAGCGGTACGAGGGGGCGGGGCTCGACGGAGTCGTCGCGAAGCCGCTCGACGCGCCGTACCGGCCGGACGTCCGAGCCATGTACAAGATCAAGCACGAGCGCACCGCCGACTGCGTGGTGGCCGGATACCGCTTCCACAAGAGCGGCCCGGTCGTCGGCTCGCTGCTGCTCGGTCTGTACGACGACAGCGGCGCGCTCCAGCACGTCGGGGTGTGCGCGGCCTTCCCCATGAAGCGCCGGGCGGAGCTCGTCACCGAGCTGGAACCCCTGCTGACCGACGCCGACGACCATCCGTGGCGCGCCTGGGCCGAGGCCGAGGCGCACGCGGGCGCCCGGCTGCCGGGCGCCCCGAGCCGCTGGTCCGGCAAGAAGGACATGTCCTGGGTGCCGCTGCGGCCGGAGCGGGTCTGCGAGGTGGCGTACGACCACATGGAGGGCGACCGCTTCCGGCACACGGCCCAGTGGCGCCGCTGGCGGCCCGACCGTACGCCGGACGGCTGCACGTACGCACAGCTGGAGGAGGTCGTGCGCTACGACCTCGCCCGGGTGCTGGCGGGCGGCGGCTGA
- the ligD gene encoding non-homologous end-joining DNA ligase: MELDAAGRAVRLSNPDKVYFPEKGYTKRDVAEYFLAVGPGILRALRNRPTTLQRFVDGVEGEFFYQKRAPKNLPDWIPTSTIAFPSGRSAREMCPTEVAAVLWAANLGTLTFHPWPVRGGDTDHPDELRIDLDPQPGTGYADAVRAAQELRGVLEEHGLRGWPKTSGGRGIHVFVPIEARWTFTEVRRAAIAVGRELESRMPDRVTTAWWKEERGERIFVDYNQTARDRTIASAYSVRPFPHAPVSAPLRWEELDDAEPRDFDLRTMPVRYAEHGDVHADMDQEAFRLDSLLELADRHASDGGPGDLPYPPEYPKMPGEPKRVQPSRARRDKDDEA, translated from the coding sequence GTGGAGCTGGACGCGGCCGGGCGGGCGGTCCGGCTGTCGAATCCGGACAAGGTCTACTTCCCGGAGAAGGGCTACACGAAGCGGGACGTCGCCGAGTACTTCCTCGCCGTCGGCCCCGGCATCCTGCGCGCCCTGCGCAACCGGCCCACCACCCTCCAGCGGTTCGTGGACGGCGTCGAGGGCGAGTTCTTCTACCAGAAGCGCGCCCCCAAGAACCTCCCCGACTGGATCCCCACCTCCACGATCGCCTTCCCGAGCGGGCGGTCCGCCCGGGAGATGTGCCCCACCGAGGTGGCCGCCGTCCTCTGGGCCGCCAACCTCGGCACCCTGACCTTCCACCCCTGGCCGGTCCGTGGCGGGGACACCGACCACCCCGACGAACTGCGCATCGACCTGGACCCGCAGCCCGGCACCGGTTACGCCGACGCGGTCCGCGCCGCCCAGGAGCTGCGCGGCGTCCTGGAGGAGCACGGGCTGCGCGGCTGGCCCAAGACCTCCGGCGGGCGCGGCATCCACGTCTTCGTGCCGATCGAGGCGCGCTGGACGTTCACCGAGGTGCGGCGCGCGGCCATCGCGGTCGGGCGCGAGCTGGAGAGCCGGATGCCGGACCGGGTGACCACCGCCTGGTGGAAGGAGGAGCGCGGCGAGCGGATCTTCGTGGACTACAACCAGACCGCCCGCGACCGCACCATCGCCTCCGCCTACTCCGTACGGCCCTTCCCGCACGCCCCGGTCTCCGCCCCGCTGCGCTGGGAGGAGCTGGACGACGCCGAGCCCCGCGACTTCGACCTCCGCACCATGCCCGTGCGGTACGCGGAACACGGCGACGTGCACGCCGACATGGACCAGGAGGCGTTCCGCCTGGACTCGCTGCTCGAACTCGCCGACCGCCACGCGAGCGACGGCGGCCCCGGCGACCTGCCCTACCCGCCCGAGTACCCGAAGATGCCCGGCGAGCCCAAGCGCGTGCAGCCGAGCCGCGCCCGCCGCGACAAGGACGACGAGGCGTGA
- a CDS encoding ABC transporter permease, with translation MSEPQHGAHGRPLTRGQKWQGFKESPYFPAIVLLFILSAAAGLFAGSYTYAMANPTPHSVPTAVVSEPDTERGREFVAGMDKALDASLVIHVYPTAAAAREALEEQRVFAIVRSGARGVSLDVAAASGAAVAQLLAESAVKVGDGLGIPVAVQDVKPLQKGDPRGLALFYISLAAVIVGFVGSIQLSVHARSLIPLERIGFTVAYSLLGAFAIAAVVDWLLGAVDLPFVESWLILAFTMFTSGMVFTMFNTLIGRWAMLPTWGVMVLLGNPSSGGAVSWPLLPSLLGHIGRWLPPGASVNAQHTAVYYQGHQRVFPYLVLAAWSLVSCTVFWVWRHRHPGGREHMPQHAATLT, from the coding sequence GTGAGCGAGCCGCAGCACGGGGCGCACGGGCGGCCGCTGACCCGGGGCCAGAAGTGGCAGGGCTTCAAGGAGTCCCCGTACTTCCCGGCGATCGTCCTGCTGTTCATCCTCTCCGCCGCCGCCGGGCTCTTCGCCGGCTCCTACACGTACGCCATGGCCAACCCGACCCCGCACAGCGTCCCCACCGCCGTGGTCAGCGAGCCGGACACCGAGCGCGGCCGGGAGTTCGTCGCCGGGATGGACAAGGCCCTCGACGCCTCCCTGGTCATCCACGTCTACCCGACGGCGGCCGCCGCGCGCGAGGCCCTGGAGGAGCAGCGGGTCTTCGCCATCGTGCGGTCCGGCGCCCGGGGCGTGTCCCTGGACGTGGCCGCGGCCTCCGGGGCGGCCGTCGCCCAGCTGCTCGCCGAGTCCGCCGTGAAGGTGGGCGACGGGCTGGGCATCCCGGTGGCCGTGCAGGACGTCAAACCCCTGCAGAAGGGCGACCCGCGCGGGCTCGCGCTCTTCTACATCTCGCTCGCGGCGGTGATCGTCGGCTTCGTGGGCTCGATCCAGCTCAGCGTGCACGCCCGGTCGTTGATCCCGCTGGAGCGGATCGGCTTCACCGTCGCGTACTCGCTCCTCGGCGCCTTCGCCATCGCCGCCGTGGTCGACTGGCTGCTCGGGGCGGTCGATCTGCCCTTCGTCGAGTCCTGGCTGATCCTCGCCTTCACGATGTTCACCTCGGGCATGGTCTTCACCATGTTCAACACCCTGATCGGCCGCTGGGCGATGCTGCCGACCTGGGGCGTCATGGTGCTCCTGGGCAACCCGTCGTCCGGCGGGGCCGTCTCCTGGCCGCTGCTGCCCTCGCTCCTCGGGCACATCGGGCGCTGGCTGCCCCCGGGCGCCTCCGTCAACGCCCAGCACACCGCCGTCTACTACCAGGGCCACCAGCGCGTCTTCCCGTACCTGGTCCTCGCGGCCTGGTCGCTGGTCTCCTGCACCGTGTTCTGGGTATGGCGCCACCGGCACCCCGGCGGCCGCGAGCACATGCCGCAGCACGCGGCGACGCTCACCTGA
- a CDS encoding multicopper oxidase domain-containing protein, whose protein sequence is MDRRSFSRRMLMGGGAVAAAGVASLSLPAPATALPHPVRRAPAGGVVRHIRMYVEKLPDGRMGYGLEKGKATVPGPLIELNEGDTLHIEFVNTLDVPAGLHAHGVDYDIASDGTRMNHSTVEPGGTRTYIWRTHTAGLRRDGTWQPGSAGYWHYHDHAVGSAHGTGGIREGLYGPLVVRRRGDVLPDKTITIVFNGMSINNTPAGESPDFTTTLGDRLEVVMITHGDFYHTFHMHGHRWADNRTGMLTGPDDPSRVVDTKIVGPADSFGFQVIAGEHVGAGAWMYHCHVQSHADRGMGGMLLVADRDGTVPGHDG, encoded by the coding sequence ATGGACCGCAGAAGTTTCAGCCGGCGGATGCTGATGGGCGGCGGGGCCGTGGCGGCGGCGGGGGTGGCATCGCTGTCCCTCCCGGCCCCCGCCACCGCCCTGCCGCACCCGGTCCGCCGCGCGCCCGCCGGGGGAGTGGTCCGGCACATCCGCATGTACGTGGAGAAGCTGCCGGACGGCCGGATGGGCTACGGGCTCGAAAAGGGCAAGGCCACCGTGCCGGGCCCGCTCATCGAGCTCAACGAGGGCGACACCCTGCACATCGAGTTCGTCAACACCCTGGACGTCCCGGCCGGGCTGCACGCGCACGGCGTCGACTACGACATCGCCAGCGACGGCACCCGGATGAACCACAGCACCGTCGAGCCCGGCGGAACCCGTACGTACATCTGGCGCACCCACACCGCCGGCCTGCGCCGCGACGGCACCTGGCAGCCCGGCAGCGCGGGCTACTGGCACTACCACGACCACGCCGTCGGCTCCGCCCACGGCACCGGCGGCATCCGCGAAGGGCTCTACGGGCCGCTGGTCGTCCGGCGCCGGGGCGACGTCCTGCCGGACAAGACGATCACGATCGTCTTCAACGGCATGTCCATCAACAACACCCCGGCCGGGGAGAGCCCGGACTTCACGACCACGCTCGGCGACCGGCTCGAAGTCGTCATGATCACGCACGGCGACTTCTACCACACGTTCCACATGCACGGTCACCGCTGGGCGGACAACCGTACGGGCATGCTCACCGGCCCCGACGACCCGAGCCGGGTGGTCGACACGAAGATCGTCGGACCGGCGGACTCCTTCGGCTTCCAGGTCATCGCGGGCGAACACGTGGGCGCGGGCGCCTGGATGTACCACTGCCATGTGCAGAGCCACGCCGACCGGGGCATGGGCGGCATGCTCCTCGTCGCCGACCGCGACGGCACCGTCCCCGGGCACGACGGGTAG